DNA from Arthrobacter sp. StoSoilB19:
GCAGGGCCGGGATGGACGCGCGGATCGAGGCGTTGCATCTGGACCTGGCGGCAGACCTGCCGGGCCTGCCGGTTGAGCTGCTGCCCACGGAGTATGCGGGGCACGCCCGCGTGCTTGCGCGGACCGAGGCTGGGCGGGGTGCACCACTCATCGTGTCCGTCAGCGGCGACGGCGGGTACAACGAGGTGGTCAACGGCGTGATGGACGTTCCCGGCAGCAAAGCGGTGTGCACCGTGATTCCTGCAGGCAACGCCAACGACCACTACCGGAGCCTGCCCGCCCGGACCCTCAGCCAGGCAATCCGGGAGAAAGCGGTCCGGCCCATCGACCTGCTGCGCGTCACGTTCCGCAGCGGCGGCCGGGAGGAGGTCCTGTACGCGCATTCCTACGTGGGTTTCGGGCTGACGCCCTTGATGGCCATCGGCATCGAAAAGGGCGGCAAAGGAAAAGTCCTGGAACTGGTGTCCGTTGCCCGCACGCTCCGGAACCTGAGGCCGTTCGAGCTGGTGCGGGACGACGGGGCGACGGCAAAGTTCGACAGCCTGATCCTGGCCAACATCTCCCGCATGGCGAAGTACGGAACGGTCAGTGAGTCGCACTATCCGGACGACGGACGGTTCGAGGTAGTGACCCTGCCCCACGCCGGGCTGATGAAGATGGCGCTGATGACGCTCCGCGCCGTGACGCTGGGACTGGGGGAGCAGCCCAGCGTCACCAGCTATGCCTTTTCCACGCGGAATGCTGTGCCGTGCCAGATCGACGGCGAGGTGGTCCATATCCAGGCAGGTACGCATGTCCTGGTGGAAAGCGCCAAGGGTGCCCTGGCCACTCTGTGACCGTTCGCCGCAGGACTGCGCCCGTGCGTACAGGCCGGAAGTGGTTACGGCTGCACGGAGTCGAAGAACGTGTAACCGGTGTCCGGCTGTCCGTTCGCTGCCTCATGTGATTTCATCCGGATGAAGTCCATGTCCTGCTGGGACAGCGTGGTCTCGCCGTGGACGTCGTCGTTGGCCGCTTCGCCATTGGCCGCACTGATTTCCGCGGAGAGCGTCCGCGGAAGGATCATGCACCCCGGGTTTTCCATCAGCCACTGCGTTACAGCGGAGGGAAGCTGGTTCCATTGGTCGCGGATGCGCAGATCTGTCATGGTGTGCCTTTCGTGGCAGTTGCCGGATGCGAGTCGAAGAGAGTGTCGGCTGCTGCCCGGCGGAGGGACCCAAAGGGACGTACTGTCGGAGACAGGATGTCCAGTCACGGGTGTCCCGGGTACGTTGAGTGTACGCCCAATAGCGGGCTCCAACGTGCGGGAAGCCCTGGCATTTTCTGGCTTCCCCCAGGGCTGCCATCCGGCGTCCGTTCAGGGGCGTTCCATGGTGACCGTACCGGCGTCGCCATCCACGGCGATCCGCTGCCCGCTGCTGAGCCGCTGCGTCGCCACCCCGGTGCCCAGGACCGCCGGGATGCCATACTCGCGGGCCACGATGGAGCTGTGGCTCAGCGGGCCGCCCACGTCGGTCACCACGGCGGATGCCATGGCGAACAGCGGAGTCCACGCGGGAGTAGTAATGCGGGCCACCAGCACCTCGCCGGGCCGCATCTGGCCGAAATCCCCGGGTCCGCGCAGGACGCGCGCCGGTGCGGTGACCTTGCCGGAACTGGCGCCGGCGCCTTTGATCACGTCGCCGGCCTGGTGCTGGGAGCCTGCCGGCATCCACGACCCGAAAGACCGTTCCATCCACTTGCTCTCGGGAAGCATCTGCGGTGCATTCGCCTTCGCCTGGCCCCGCCACAGCATCCGGCGCTCCTCGACGGCGGCGGCCCGGACGGGACGGGCAGCTCCGGCAATCACCACGGCGGCCGGAGCCCCGGGCTCGGCGAGACCGAATTCGACGGCGCTCCGCAGCTCCTGGTGCCGGAGCCAGAACACGTCATCCGGCGCCGCGACCACGTGGGAGTCCACCAGGCGCCGGCCGAGTTCCAGCAGCATGCGCCGCATCAGCGGCCAGGCCAGCCCGACGTCGGCCAGCGCGTCTTCGCGTGAGGGTGCCG
Protein-coding regions in this window:
- a CDS encoding diacylglycerol kinase family protein; its protein translation is MADDGAPAALFDRAVVIFNPGRAGMDARIEALHLDLAADLPGLPVELLPTEYAGHARVLARTEAGRGAPLIVSVSGDGGYNEVVNGVMDVPGSKAVCTVIPAGNANDHYRSLPARTLSQAIREKAVRPIDLLRVTFRSGGREEVLYAHSYVGFGLTPLMAIGIEKGGKGKVLELVSVARTLRNLRPFELVRDDGATAKFDSLILANISRMAKYGTVSESHYPDDGRFEVVTLPHAGLMKMALMTLRAVTLGLGEQPSVTSYAFSTRNAVPCQIDGEVVHIQAGTHVLVESAKGALATL